From the genome of Mycoplasma anserisalpingitidis, one region includes:
- a CDS encoding ABC transporter permease codes for MKNLFKETLRSLSKNKVTITGLTILVFLSSSVFTFTSDITKSMTDEYNERLKISKLHDLTLDLNIPSNGSAYNNGYYINGNDQNSVIIPTDYNEPIRYFDSTNYLKVEYGVSLLNEDNDYINLSIFKELSEQYKNLYLKKDDLSKFFNVFYNNKTQNKVLFDINENSKTILFNDEYNFDLFYKQNNNFELVTKTQKINSDSNIYLDKIYTLNDIAKIIVKDDNSLIASEFSTLFININTFEATFDFIKGKKWDNLNQAYKVETKELTSFLGFEEFNNSDHIFTSNLTKLINRGIYSNTDENKIKNFIINNSILFGDLNKNSISEFKQQILFSFPQNIKFNLPNQWVTKNNIYSYFNRWNYTITYDEINREKWTGDYKTYIEDQINKNNLEIPKDLRDFSFWQKKDEILTDFFDKNGNYIKTIKTSDLTSKISKEDLDLDLIIAPKDSQNQSIDYKKFNYSGTKTIKQIENISEEKIYDELIGINNQNIKDDTFNRIKNGSLVITKKRLITKVGDIVKESNIGYRQTLTVDAVDEKTNQKNSFNFINIGDKNNVVNGVELNVGKLYNEFYQKTSINFINEGQNKFFKSKQLPVYVSGLLIKYLNQGFNIDPDYVIVDNEIGDIEIFNPNNGDLKKINAKVFKFSNFDKEEIDINKFNEYGFASDSNKIIVVKQNKVNDEIIWKNVVFNNHNSIYWNDNDIIDLMISQNWTLKTSYINPNGWAKSDNSFKNTMSLPLGYVVPNADIVDEALNKQTLNIFIDSIEKVLLDSDLVRQGYISKESMSVFMESLKKALNENDLYKLFTGKASTETLPKTIFSLIYNLTQTKNGDYLSVIINGIFNNIKLKINNFNTVNEQKEYLTKQIQNLYEFVNKFFGLNFEKYFSPSELVNLSKDPKIVLDCLSNIILSFDFKTFTSKIMDFYNSGEHNKTINIDNEELQIKLSSSQIIVYLLESLNQTTVKNSLVNILNNLDENMFVNKENNIFLNRILDLLPENIKTIVKSVFSETRIFDPENTEKFNSFKLMIAQILEIFDFNIFSSELRKSLNIYKITDELVTYNKSLEEYQTTKRNYAIYSFKTSDILKSSLKALFSIPGSNKLIKNLIIEGLNISSKNTVINIDENNKLLIPSADNEKLDFFDLIKIFNSGSFDSVKLRNFEKDVIIFEKIPNNFNSIKDLNYLEKEFLEKYNVTNKGEFNEFSKKFNQVIQMIKLDRNKVNFSSEMNVANLSRYLVNYNFGLGIDHEDSNTYWTIISGLLNKIIPYNATTEFSYGLDGLNLFKLWFEIFMLDENIYSKNEKIRFANNLLSFANKKEIIEYFNDKKLLNPTLSNIPLPESADFAVSRSIVDLNGMIELFFKEENGTLTNVDLNNFVNNNVKFKSFILENKKEITRMFSYIASSDKYYRQNGEALLTQIIRNLINGDLIKDELYNNKDIFKIIFENEETTEITTLFGINSILLDPILRNLTPELLIWLFTENSNSEINQDSLGNLAWFIQNKIINFEELVKSDSDAFSLLFKNEKPLNTLIEHESEIDLIIDNTLNIKMSEFIGQFIFFDIDITKLFLDTLNSITIETYDENVIKFNDTSSYVAKVNYSFLINNNKAIYEGKIPDTPTEIERLINKLDSKFLIDVNGIKFIIIGEDITADYLYPVIDENNIQVDTKNQALIYVNENGFDRVRFAYQGNVVKEYLLIKTPEEMKTSELKEQVTNIVNNNLESKNTAIKRVYEATETDPINPERALRVSILSGLISSIQNVSNIILTVLLVLVSTSIVFIIRRYINNKNKVIGILVAQGYSTLQLSISFTVFAMFTALIGGISGYIIGFILQEPIGKIFSSYWTLPPSPYKFSFLSFALTIIVPFIGMSILIVLISLISLRYKAIDLMSGITEIKIGQKQKKFQQLFKKNNVKVRFSGSLLFNSFWKLMSFALSIILTGITVIFGLSTFNVFDKSIQKTYQNRHYKFKYDLETPTAQGGAIHPFNIDDLDKSIYVPLGEGVELKRNYADYFRPGYSSIINYGEKNGDPDEFTSHILSQFSVNIKVDSGIAADPWSIAYNSMPDSQKSRINLIRDKIGKELELTQEGLVINNEGQVDFEKTTKELNFFHYIPNKTVITDSKFMYYEWNNKTKEYDIKQITTKNLREEYREFLVNAYNKIKEKELEDFLISFGGIYFDEKYDEKYTYVSSEINSESIKLYGYDQNSKLVKITNSSGDDLIEKLNNFEDARYIPLVINHVSSKKFNLGIDSIIELNVLNHIDRYTYKINESANSNYSKPSTTYKFKVIGISETYINQEFVISKKDADRITGLDKMKFRYDQPFNGILSSSDKATQILGSTSLYSPSGYWAGLSTYDVNNLDLKEKQEIYDNLFGEKGVMISAGNSKEDVAMFLSAGSSNNYETVFNNLRSNPETSIDKYSAIFDGWLYMSTASSLESKDIEVSFTKSISSNMESLSTIIISLGLIITMTIIVIISHILINENKKNIAIWSILGYSQKEKIIMFFSIFIPFIIISTLIAIPFSLIIINIFSNLLIQIAAIAVPIKLGIMQVIYTLVIIFGVFAITTFASWKHINSIKPVELLKGK; via the coding sequence ATGAAGAATTTATTTAAAGAAACTCTTAGATCGCTTTCTAAAAATAAAGTTACTATAACAGGTCTAACTATCCTTGTATTTTTATCTTCATCAGTTTTTACTTTTACTAGTGATATAACAAAATCTATGACAGATGAATATAATGAAAGACTTAAAATATCTAAATTACACGATTTAACACTTGATTTAAACATTCCTTCAAATGGTAGTGCTTATAATAATGGTTATTACATAAATGGTAATGATCAAAATAGTGTTATTATACCAACTGATTATAATGAACCAATCAGATATTTTGATAGTACAAATTATTTAAAAGTTGAGTATGGTGTTTCACTTTTGAATGAAGATAATGATTATATTAATCTTTCTATTTTTAAAGAATTATCTGAACAATATAAAAATTTATATCTTAAAAAAGATGATCTATCTAAATTTTTTAATGTCTTTTATAACAATAAAACACAAAATAAAGTTTTATTTGATATTAATGAAAATTCTAAAACAATTTTATTCAATGATGAATATAATTTTGACTTATTTTACAAGCAAAACAATAACTTCGAACTAGTTACAAAAACTCAAAAAATAAATTCAGATTCAAATATTTATCTTGACAAAATTTACACATTGAATGATATTGCTAAAATAATAGTGAAAGATGATAATTCATTAATAGCTTCAGAATTTTCAACCTTATTTATAAATATCAATACTTTTGAAGCTACATTCGATTTTATAAAAGGTAAAAAATGAGATAACTTAAATCAAGCTTATAAGGTCGAAACTAAAGAATTAACTTCATTTCTAGGATTTGAAGAATTTAACAACAGCGATCACATTTTCACTTCTAATTTAACTAAATTAATAAATAGAGGGATTTATTCAAATACAGATGAAAATAAAATTAAAAATTTTATAATTAATAATTCAATTTTGTTTGGAGATTTGAATAAAAATAGCATTTCAGAATTTAAACAACAAATTTTATTTAGTTTTCCACAAAACATAAAGTTCAATTTACCAAATCAATGAGTGACTAAAAATAACATTTACTCTTATTTTAATAGATGAAATTACACAATCACATATGATGAAATTAATAGGGAAAAATGAACTGGTGATTATAAAACATATATTGAAGACCAAATAAACAAAAATAATTTAGAAATACCAAAAGACTTGAGAGATTTTTCTTTTTGACAAAAGAAAGATGAAATTTTAACAGATTTCTTTGATAAGAATGGAAATTACATTAAAACTATTAAGACCTCAGATTTAACTTCTAAAATTTCGAAGGAAGATTTGGATCTAGATCTTATAATTGCTCCTAAAGATTCACAAAATCAATCAATTGATTATAAAAAATTTAATTATTCTGGAACAAAAACAATCAAACAAATAGAAAACATTTCTGAAGAAAAAATTTATGATGAACTAATCGGTATAAATAACCAAAATATTAAGGATGATACTTTTAATAGAATCAAAAACGGATCATTAGTTATCACTAAAAAAAGGTTAATCACTAAAGTTGGTGACATAGTAAAAGAATCGAATATAGGTTATAGACAAACATTAACTGTTGATGCAGTTGATGAAAAAACTAATCAAAAAAATTCATTTAACTTCATCAATATTGGTGATAAAAACAATGTTGTTAATGGCGTTGAATTAAACGTTGGAAAACTTTATAATGAGTTTTATCAAAAAACATCAATTAATTTTATAAACGAAGGTCAAAATAAATTTTTCAAAAGTAAACAGTTACCTGTTTATGTGTCAGGTTTATTAATAAAATACCTAAATCAAGGTTTTAATATCGATCCAGATTATGTAATTGTAGATAATGAAATAGGTGATATTGAAATTTTTAATCCAAACAACGGAGATCTTAAGAAAATAAACGCAAAGGTTTTTAAATTTTCTAATTTTGATAAAGAGGAAATAGATATAAATAAATTTAATGAATACGGTTTTGCATCTGATTCAAATAAAATTATCGTTGTTAAACAAAACAAAGTTAATGATGAAATAATTTGAAAAAATGTTGTGTTTAATAATCATAATTCTATTTATTGAAATGATAATGACATTATAGATTTAATGATTAGTCAAAATTGAACCTTAAAAACTTCATACATTAATCCAAATGGATGAGCCAAAAGTGACAATTCATTCAAGAACACAATGTCTCTACCTTTAGGGTATGTTGTTCCTAATGCTGATATCGTAGACGAAGCATTAAATAAACAAACTTTAAATATATTTATTGATTCAATTGAAAAAGTTCTATTAGATAGTGATTTAGTTCGTCAAGGCTACATATCTAAAGAATCAATGTCTGTGTTTATGGAATCTCTAAAAAAAGCTTTAAACGAAAATGATTTATACAAGTTATTTACTGGAAAAGCAAGTACCGAAACTTTACCTAAAACAATCTTTTCTTTAATTTATAATCTTACACAAACAAAAAACGGAGATTATTTATCAGTAATTATTAATGGAATATTTAATAATATAAAACTAAAAATAAACAATTTCAATACTGTAAATGAACAAAAAGAATATTTAACGAAACAAATTCAAAACTTATATGAGTTTGTTAATAAATTCTTTGGACTAAATTTTGAAAAATATTTTAGTCCATCAGAATTAGTTAATTTATCTAAAGATCCAAAAATTGTTTTAGATTGTTTGAGTAATATAATTCTTTCATTTGACTTTAAAACTTTTACAAGTAAGATTATGGACTTTTATAATAGTGGCGAGCACAATAAAACCATTAATATTGATAATGAAGAATTACAAATTAAATTAAGTTCATCTCAAATAATAGTCTATTTATTAGAGTCTTTAAATCAAACAACTGTTAAAAATTCACTTGTTAACATATTAAATAATTTAGATGAAAATATGTTTGTTAACAAAGAAAATAATATATTCTTAAATAGAATTCTTGATTTATTGCCTGAAAATATAAAAACAATTGTAAAATCAGTCTTTTCAGAAACAAGAATTTTTGACCCTGAAAATACAGAAAAATTCAATAGTTTCAAATTAATGATCGCTCAAATTTTAGAAATATTTGACTTTAATATTTTTTCATCAGAATTGAGAAAAAGTTTAAATATCTATAAAATAACCGATGAATTAGTAACATACAATAAAAGCTTAGAAGAATACCAAACAACTAAACGTAACTATGCTATTTATTCATTTAAGACATCAGATATATTAAAATCATCTTTAAAAGCTTTATTTTCGATACCTGGTTCGAATAAATTAATTAAAAATTTAATAATTGAAGGATTGAATATTTCATCAAAAAATACTGTTATCAATATTGATGAAAATAACAAATTATTAATTCCTTCAGCCGATAATGAAAAATTAGATTTCTTCGATTTAATTAAAATTTTTAATTCTGGTAGTTTTGATTCTGTAAAATTACGTAACTTTGAAAAAGATGTTATAATTTTTGAAAAAATCCCAAATAACTTTAATTCAATTAAAGATTTAAATTATTTAGAAAAGGAATTTTTAGAAAAATATAATGTAACTAACAAAGGCGAATTTAATGAATTTTCAAAAAAGTTTAATCAAGTTATTCAAATGATTAAACTTGACAGAAATAAAGTTAATTTTTCAAGTGAAATGAATGTTGCGAACCTATCAAGATATTTAGTAAACTACAATTTTGGTTTAGGAATTGACCACGAAGATTCAAATACTTATTGAACGATCATTAGTGGATTATTAAATAAAATTATTCCTTATAATGCAACAACTGAGTTTAGTTATGGTTTAGATGGGTTAAATTTATTTAAATTATGATTTGAAATTTTCATGTTAGATGAGAATATTTATTCTAAAAATGAAAAAATTAGATTTGCAAATAATTTATTAAGTTTTGCAAACAAAAAAGAAATTATTGAATATTTCAATGATAAAAAATTATTAAATCCAACTTTATCGAATATACCGCTACCTGAAAGTGCTGATTTTGCAGTTTCTCGTTCTATTGTCGACTTAAACGGAATGATCGAATTATTCTTTAAGGAAGAAAATGGTACATTAACTAATGTGGATTTAAATAATTTCGTTAATAATAATGTTAAATTTAAGTCATTTATTTTAGAAAATAAAAAAGAAATAACAAGAATGTTTAGTTATATAGCTTCATCTGATAAATACTATAGACAAAATGGTGAAGCATTATTAACACAAATCATTAGAAATCTAATTAATGGTGATTTAATAAAAGACGAACTTTATAATAATAAGGACATTTTTAAGATTATTTTTGAAAATGAAGAGACAACTGAAATTACTACTCTTTTTGGTATAAATTCTATTTTATTAGATCCGATTTTAAGAAACTTGACGCCGGAATTATTAATTTGGTTATTTACTGAAAATTCAAACAGTGAAATAAATCAAGATTCTTTAGGCAATTTAGCCTGATTTATTCAAAATAAAATAATAAACTTTGAAGAATTGGTTAAGTCTGATTCTGATGCATTTTCACTACTATTTAAAAATGAAAAACCATTAAATACTTTAATTGAACATGAAAGTGAAATTGATTTAATTATCGATAATACCCTAAATATTAAAATGTCTGAGTTTATAGGACAATTCATATTCTTTGATATCGATATTACCAAACTTTTCTTAGACACTTTAAATTCAATTACTATTGAAACATATGATGAAAACGTTATCAAATTCAATGACACAAGTTCATATGTAGCAAAAGTAAATTATTCATTCTTAATAAATAACAATAAAGCAATTTATGAAGGTAAAATACCTGACACTCCAACTGAAATTGAGAGATTAATTAACAAACTAGATTCAAAATTCTTAATTGATGTTAATGGAATTAAATTTATTATTATTGGTGAAGATATTACAGCAGACTACTTATATCCAGTAATTGATGAAAACAATATTCAAGTAGATACAAAAAATCAAGCCTTAATTTATGTTAATGAAAATGGATTTGATAGAGTTAGATTTGCATATCAAGGTAATGTGGTCAAGGAATATTTATTAATCAAAACACCCGAAGAAATGAAAACTTCTGAATTAAAAGAACAAGTAACCAATATTGTTAATAATAATTTAGAGAGCAAAAATACAGCGATAAAAAGAGTTTATGAAGCTACAGAAACTGACCCGATAAACCCAGAAAGAGCTCTTAGAGTAAGTATTCTATCAGGTTTAATTAGTTCAATTCAAAATGTTTCAAATATAATTCTTACAGTTCTATTAGTTTTGGTTTCTACTTCAATTGTTTTTATTATTAGAAGATATATTAATAATAAAAACAAAGTTATTGGTATCTTGGTAGCACAAGGTTATTCAACATTACAATTATCTATTTCATTTACTGTTTTCGCCATGTTTACAGCATTAATTGGTGGTATATCGGGATATATTATTGGATTTATTTTACAAGAGCCAATTGGTAAGATTTTCAGTTCTTATTGAACATTGCCTCCTAGTCCATATAAATTCTCATTCTTAAGTTTTGCTTTAACAATTATTGTTCCATTTATTGGAATGTCAATATTAATTGTATTAATTTCATTGATTTCATTACGTTATAAAGCGATTGATTTAATGTCTGGTATCACTGAAATTAAAATTGGTCAAAAACAAAAGAAATTCCAACAATTATTTAAGAAAAATAATGTTAAAGTTAGATTCAGTGGTTCATTATTGTTCAACAGCTTTTGAAAATTAATGTCATTTGCATTAAGTATAATACTCACAGGAATTACAGTAATATTTGGATTATCTACCTTTAATGTATTTGATAAGTCGATTCAAAAAACTTACCAAAATAGACATTATAAATTCAAATATGATTTAGAAACTCCGACGGCTCAAGGTGGAGCAATTCATCCATTTAATATTGATGATTTAGACAAGTCAATTTACGTGCCACTTGGTGAAGGAGTTGAATTAAAAAGAAATTATGCAGATTATTTTAGACCGGGTTATTCTTCAATAATTAATTATGGCGAAAAAAACGGTGATCCAGATGAGTTTACATCACACATTCTTTCTCAATTCTCAGTTAATATTAAAGTGGATTCAGGAATTGCCGCTGATCCTTGATCAATTGCATACAACTCAATGCCAGATTCACAAAAATCAAGAATTAATTTAATAAGAGATAAAATTGGGAAAGAACTTGAATTAACTCAAGAGGGATTAGTTATTAATAATGAAGGTCAAGTGGATTTTGAAAAAACTACTAAAGAATTAAATTTCTTCCACTACATACCAAACAAAACAGTTATTACAGACTCAAAATTCATGTATTATGAATGAAACAATAAGACTAAAGAATATGACATTAAACAAATAACAACTAAAAATTTAAGAGAAGAATATAGAGAATTTTTAGTTAATGCATATAACAAAATTAAAGAAAAAGAATTAGAAGATTTCTTGATTTCATTTGGTGGAATTTATTTTGATGAAAAATATGACGAAAAATACACTTATGTTTCAAGTGAAATAAACAGTGAATCAATTAAATTGTATGGATATGATCAAAATTCAAAATTAGTTAAAATAACAAATTCAAGTGGCGATGATCTTATTGAAAAATTAAATAATTTTGAAGATGCTAGATATATTCCACTTGTAATTAACCATGTAAGTTCTAAGAAATTTAATTTAGGTATTGATTCAATAATTGAATTAAATGTATTAAATCATATTGACAGATATACCTATAAAATAAATGAATCGGCAAATTCTAACTATAGTAAACCTTCAACAACTTACAAATTTAAAGTTATTGGAATTAGTGAAACTTACATCAATCAAGAATTTGTCATTTCTAAAAAGGACGCAGATAGAATTACCGGGCTTGATAAAATGAAATTTAGATATGACCAACCATTCAACGGGATTCTTTCTTCTTCAGATAAAGCTACTCAAATTCTAGGTTCCACATCACTTTATTCTCCTTCAGGTTATTGAGCTGGTCTTTCAACTTATGATGTTAATAATCTTGACTTAAAAGAAAAACAAGAAATTTATGATAACTTATTCGGTGAAAAAGGAGTTATGATTTCTGCTGGAAATTCAAAAGAAGATGTGGCTATGTTTTTAAGTGCTGGTTCATCAAATAACTATGAAACAGTATTTAACAACCTAAGAAGTAATCCTGAAACTTCAATTGATAAATATTCCGCAATTTTTGATGGTTGACTATACATGTCTACAGCTTCTTCTTTAGAGTCTAAAGATATTGAAGTGTCATTTACTAAGTCAATTTCAAGTAACATGGAAAGTTTATCAACCATTATTATCAGTTTAGGTTTAATTATTACAATGACTATTATTGTCATAATTTCACATATTTTAATTAATGAAAATAAGAAGAATATAGCAATTTGGTCTATTTTAGGATATAGCCAAAAAGAAAAAATTATAATGTTCTTCTCAATATTTATTCCATTTATTATTATTTCAACATTAATTGCAATTCCATTCTCGCTAATTATTATTAACATATTTAGTAATTTATTAATTCAGATTGCAGCTATAGCTGTTCCAATAAAATTAGGAATTATGCAGGTTATTTACACATTAGTAATTATTTTTGGTGTTTTTGCAATTACAACATTTGCATCATGAAAACACATAAATAGTATAAAACCAGTAGAATTATTGAAAGGAAAATAA
- a CDS encoding ABC transporter ATP-binding protein, translating to MFNFKKNIKINKNNVFDYINNEIKDKEHVVSNKVAKLLKKATNSKRKKDSNKNKKNNNNNIIEVQKVSKYYLSGNTVTKVLNEVDLEIKKGEFIIIYGKSGSGKSTLLNLISGLDRPSHGDVIVCDNNLPYLSDNQLTLFRRKHVSFIFQNYNLLENLTGYDNVETGLYLQKNKEKQKDINELFKQYEIYEVKDKYPAQMSGGQQQRISILRALAKNAELIFADEPTGALDENTTRIVLSNLYDINKNEGTTIVMVSHNPSMMPIADRIIRVENGKITSDKRNANKIHPSELKQL from the coding sequence ATGTTTAATTTTAAGAAAAATATAAAAATTAACAAAAATAATGTATTTGATTACATTAATAATGAAATTAAAGACAAAGAACATGTTGTTAGTAATAAAGTTGCTAAACTACTTAAAAAAGCAACTAATTCAAAACGTAAAAAAGATTCAAATAAAAATAAGAAAAATAATAACAATAACATTATTGAAGTCCAAAAAGTTAGTAAATATTACCTATCTGGTAACACAGTAACTAAAGTCCTAAATGAAGTAGATTTAGAGATTAAAAAAGGTGAATTTATAATAATTTATGGAAAATCTGGTTCAGGAAAAAGTACTTTACTAAACTTAATTAGTGGTTTAGATCGTCCTAGTCATGGAGATGTTATCGTTTGTGATAATAATTTACCTTATTTAAGCGACAATCAATTAACCTTATTTAGACGAAAACATGTTTCATTTATTTTCCAAAATTATAATTTACTAGAAAATCTTACTGGTTATGATAATGTTGAAACTGGACTTTATCTTCAAAAAAATAAAGAAAAACAAAAAGACATTAATGAACTTTTCAAACAATATGAAATTTATGAAGTTAAAGATAAATATCCAGCCCAAATGTCTGGTGGTCAACAACAACGGATTTCTATTTTAAGAGCTTTGGCTAAAAATGCAGAATTAATTTTTGCTGATGAACCAACCGGAGCTCTTGATGAAAACACTACAAGGATTGTACTTTCGAATTTATATGACATTAATAAAAATGAAGGAACAACAATTGTGATGGTTTCGCATAATCCATCAATGATGCCAATAGCAGATAGAATTATTAGAGTTGAAAATGGAAAAATCACTAGCGATAAAAGAAATGCAAATAAAATACATCCAAGTGAATTAAAACAATTATAA
- the lysS gene encoding lysine--tRNA ligase: MSFKYTEQELIRRKKLDFYKDNNIEAFKLAYDLKDIEYSDQLAKKYEDISKEELESQNISTAIAGRIMTMRGPFIVLQDYHGRIQSYFNKKEHVELAKLVNTLDLGDIVYIEGTVMKTHTGEVSVRTSDLKLLTKSLRPLPEKFHGLTDVEERYRRRYVDMIMNHDSRTALLTRSRIISEIRRYFDNLEYIEVETPILHHYISGASARPFKTFHNALTQDFVLRIATEVPLKKLLVGGWDRVYEIGRIFRNEGIDTTHNPEFTSIEFYEAYSNLDGMMERTETLFKQIAKKLGKEKVMNGDVEIDLTKPFNRIDMVDAVSKATGHNFREISFEEAVEVAKKHKVKVEKYFTIGHIINELFEVLIEETLIQPTFVYGHPIEISPLTAKGKDPRFTERAELFINTKEYANMYTELHDPIDQLGRFELQLEEKNKGNDEASDIDYDFIEALEYGMPPAGGCGIGIDRLCMLFTEKTSIRDVLLFPTLKRKVEN; this comes from the coding sequence ATGAGTTTTAAATACACTGAACAAGAATTGATCAGAAGAAAAAAATTAGATTTTTATAAAGATAACAATATTGAAGCTTTTAAATTAGCTTATGACTTAAAAGATATTGAATACAGTGATCAATTAGCTAAAAAATATGAAGATATATCCAAAGAAGAATTAGAATCTCAAAATATTTCTACTGCTATCGCTGGAAGAATTATGACAATGAGAGGTCCATTCATTGTACTTCAAGATTATCACGGTAGAATTCAATCTTACTTTAACAAAAAAGAACATGTAGAATTAGCAAAATTAGTTAACACACTTGATTTAGGTGATATTGTTTATATTGAAGGAACTGTTATGAAAACTCACACTGGTGAAGTTTCAGTCAGAACAAGTGACTTAAAATTATTAACCAAATCACTTAGACCACTTCCAGAAAAATTCCATGGATTAACCGACGTTGAAGAAAGATACAGAAGAAGATATGTTGACATGATCATGAATCATGACAGTAGAACAGCACTTTTAACAAGAAGCAGAATTATCAGTGAAATCAGAAGATATTTCGATAATTTAGAATATATTGAAGTTGAAACACCTATTTTACATCACTATATTTCTGGGGCATCAGCAAGACCATTCAAAACATTCCATAACGCTTTAACACAAGATTTTGTTTTAAGAATCGCAACAGAAGTACCACTTAAGAAATTACTTGTTGGTGGTTGAGATCGTGTTTACGAAATAGGTAGAATCTTTAGAAATGAAGGAATTGACACAACTCATAATCCTGAATTTACAAGTATCGAATTTTATGAAGCTTATTCAAACTTAGATGGAATGATGGAACGTACAGAAACATTGTTTAAGCAAATTGCAAAAAAACTTGGAAAAGAAAAAGTTATGAATGGAGATGTTGAAATTGATTTAACTAAACCGTTTAATAGAATCGATATGGTTGATGCAGTTTCAAAAGCAACAGGTCACAATTTTAGAGAAATTAGTTTTGAAGAAGCGGTTGAAGTAGCTAAAAAACACAAAGTTAAAGTTGAAAAATACTTCACAATTGGTCATATTATTAATGAGCTTTTTGAAGTTTTAATCGAAGAAACATTAATTCAACCAACATTTGTGTATGGACACCCAATAGAAATCTCACCTTTAACAGCTAAAGGTAAAGATCCAAGATTTACTGAAAGAGCTGAATTATTCATCAACACAAAAGAATATGCAAATATGTATACTGAGCTTCATGATCCTATCGATCAACTCGGAAGATTTGAACTCCAACTTGAAGAAAAAAATAAAGGAAATGATGAAGCGAGTGATATTGATTATGATTTTATTGAAGCTTTAGAATATGGAATGCCTCCTGCTGGTGGTTGTGGAATTGGTATTGATAGATTATGTATGTTATTTACTGAAAAAACTTCAATTAGAGATGTTCTTTTATTCCCAACACTTAAAAGAAAGGTTGAAAATTAA
- a CDS encoding HAD family hydrolase, producing MPVVRRKKKGLANKVLAFDLDGTILRKDNTLHPETEKMLMEAKRFGSTNVIATGRGLLKVIPLINNGVLKYIDYLVCSNGALTFDLKKNETTILGSIGMDAFEAMLQKAKEEELIFSVDTDAFNGTIIFSNDGSELPSWLENETMDLAILNRFTEEQVRVALEEENASITQVAIRSPRNKAEKNTKEMQRILGDKYQVVLTNSVYTDVNKKGISKFQGLLYLCQQLNLKIEDVIAFGDSGNDTEMLTKCGIGIAMGNATKDAKQAADFVIGDHEDDAIGEAINYLIWNGVPVEVE from the coding sequence ATGCCAGTTGTTAGAAGAAAGAAAAAAGGATTAGCTAATAAAGTTTTAGCTTTTGATCTAGATGGAACAATTTTAAGAAAAGATAATACTCTTCACCCAGAAACTGAAAAAATGTTAATGGAGGCTAAAAGATTTGGTTCAACAAACGTAATTGCAACTGGAAGGGGTTTATTAAAAGTTATCCCTTTAATTAATAATGGGGTATTAAAATATATCGATTATTTAGTTTGTTCGAATGGTGCTTTAACTTTTGACCTTAAAAAAAATGAAACTACAATTTTAGGTTCTATTGGTATGGATGCATTTGAAGCAATGCTTCAAAAAGCTAAAGAAGAAGAATTGATTTTTTCTGTAGATACTGACGCTTTTAATGGGACGATTATTTTTTCAAATGATGGAAGTGAATTACCTTCATGGCTTGAAAATGAAACTATGGATCTTGCAATTTTAAACAGATTTACCGAAGAACAAGTTAGAGTTGCTCTAGAAGAGGAAAATGCATCAATTACTCAAGTTGCAATAAGAAGCCCAAGAAATAAAGCAGAGAAAAATACAAAGGAAATGCAAAGAATTCTTGGTGATAAATATCAAGTTGTTTTAACAAACTCAGTTTATACTGATGTTAATAAAAAAGGAATTTCAAAATTTCAAGGTTTACTATACCTTTGTCAACAATTAAATCTAAAAATAGAAGACGTTATTGCATTTGGTGATAGTGGCAATGACACAGAAATGTTAACTAAATGTGGAATTGGTATTGCTATGGGTAACGCTACAAAAGATGCAAAACAAGCTGCGGATTTTGTTATTGGTGATCATGAAGATGATGCAATTGGTGAAGCTATTAATTATTTAATTTGAAATGGCGTACCAGTTGAAGTGGAGTAA